In Calonectris borealis chromosome 22, bCalBor7.hap1.2, whole genome shotgun sequence, one genomic interval encodes:
- the CDK5RAP3 gene encoding CDK5 regulatory subunit-associated protein 3 isoform X6, whose product MPENEEIKQLLAGAYLHYFHCLRIVEILKGTEASTKNLFGRYSSQRMKDWQEIVSLYEKENTYLAELASLLVRSISYEIPSLKKQISRCQQAQQDFARREEECQLGAAELRERFFASCKQYGITGDNVRQELLALVKDLPSLLSEIGAGASALSEAIELYQACVEFVCESSAELVVPLLRHVGKRGNTTVYEWRTGLQPLQVERPEVEEVPEQPKEDTIDWGDFTLEPPRVDDGPAADGGAQGEEIDWGITLEPDPQQDDGIDWGDGESEEVQITVLEAGTEARPPVPEGVACGSDALTLLENTETRSQFIDELMELELFLSQRLVEMEEEADIVAISQFQLAPAVLQGQTSAHVGSLLASTRALLGQLCTRSMQHLFMILASPRYVDRVSELLRQKLKQAELLLAKKEVMSQKRQEALAEQGALEPKLDRLLEKTKELQKLIEADVSKRYSGRPVNLMGVSL is encoded by the exons ATGCCGGAGAACGAGGAGATAAAGCAGCTGCTCGCAGGGGCCT ACCTGCACTACTTCCACTGCCTGAGGATCGTGGAGATCCTCAAGGGCACTGAGGCTTCCACCAAGAACCTCTTTGGACGCTACTCGTCCCAGCGCATGAAG gaCTGGCAGGAGATCGTGTCCCTCTACGAGAAGGAGAACACCTACCTGG CCGAGCTCGCCAGCCTCCTGGTGCGCAGCATCAGCTACGAGATCCCCTCGCTGAAGAAGCAGATCAGCCGGTGCCAGCAGGCCCAGCAGGACTTCGCCCGCCGCGAGGAGGAGTGTCAGCTGGGGGCGGCCGAGCTGCGGGAGCGGTTCTTCGCCTCCTGCAAGCAGTACGGCATCACC ggtgACAATGTGCGCCAGGAGCTGCTGGCCTTGGTGAAGGACTTGCCATCGCTGCTGTCCGAGATCGGGGCGGGAGCCAGCGCGCTCTCCGAGGCCATCGAGCTGTACCAGGCCTGCGTGGAGTTTGTGTGCGAGAG ctctgcagagctggtggTGCCCCTGCTGCGGCACGTGGGGAAGAGAGGCAACACGACCGTCTACGAGTGGAGGACGGGGCTCCAGCCCCTGCAGGTGGAGCGGCCGGAGGTTGAGGAGGTGCCGGAGCAGCCGAAGGAGGACACG ATCGACTGGGGAGACTTCACGCTGGAGCCGCCCAGGGTGGATGATGGCCCCGCTGCTGACGGGGGAGCCCAGGGCGAGGAGATCGACTGGGGGATCACACTAGAGCCCGATCCCCAG caggATGACGGCATTGACTGGGGAGATGGTGAAAGCGAGGAGGTGCAGATCACGGTGCTGGAGGCCGGCACCGAGG CTCGTCCCCCAGTGCCCGAGGGGGTTGCCTGCGGCTCCGACGCCCTGACGCTCCTGGAAAACACCGAGACCCGGAGCCAGTTCATCGACGAGCTCATGGAG CTGGAGCTGTTCCTGTCCCAGCGCCtggtggagatggaggaggaggccGACATTGTGGCCAtaagccagttccagctggcccCCGCTGTGCTGCAGGGCCAGACCAGCGCCCACGTGGGCTCCCTCCTGGCCAGCACCCGGGCTCTGCTGGGCCAGCTCTGCACCCGCAGCATGCAGCACCTCTTCATGATCCTCGCCTCCCCCAG GTACGTGGACCGCGTGAGCGAGCTGCTCCGGCAAAAGCTGAAGCAAGCggagctgctgctggccaagAAGGAGGTGATGAGCCAGAAGCGGCAGGAggccctggcagagcagggcGCCTTGGAGCCCAAGCTCGACCGTCTGCTGGAGAAGACCAAGGAGCTCCAGAAGCTG ATCGAGGCGGACGTCTCCAAACGCTACAGTGGGCGGCCGGTGAACCTGATGGGTGTCTCCCTGTGA
- the CDK5RAP3 gene encoding CDK5 regulatory subunit-associated protein 3 isoform X5 gives MPENEEIKQLLAGAYLHYFHCLRIVEILKGTEASTKNLFGRYSSQRMKDWQEIVSLYEKENTYLAELASLLVRSISYEIPSLKKQISRCQQAQQDFARREEECQLGAAELRERFFASCKQYGITGDNVRQELLALVKDLPSLLSEIGAGASALSEAIELYQACVEFVCESSAELVVPLLRHVGKRGNTTVYEWRTGLQPLQVERPEVEEVPEQPKEDTIDWGDFTLEPPRVDDGPAADGGAQGEEIDWGITLEPDPQQDDGIDWGDGESEEVQITVLEAGTEVPEGVACGSDALTLLENTETRSQFIDELMELELFLSQRLVEMEEEADIVAISQFQLAPAVLQGQTSAHVGSLLASTRALLGQLCTRSMQHLFMILASPRYVDRVSELLRQKLKQAELLLAKKEVMSQKRQEALAEQGALEPKLDRLLEKTKELQKLIEADVSKRYSGRPVNLMGVSL, from the exons ATGCCGGAGAACGAGGAGATAAAGCAGCTGCTCGCAGGGGCCT ACCTGCACTACTTCCACTGCCTGAGGATCGTGGAGATCCTCAAGGGCACTGAGGCTTCCACCAAGAACCTCTTTGGACGCTACTCGTCCCAGCGCATGAAG gaCTGGCAGGAGATCGTGTCCCTCTACGAGAAGGAGAACACCTACCTGG CCGAGCTCGCCAGCCTCCTGGTGCGCAGCATCAGCTACGAGATCCCCTCGCTGAAGAAGCAGATCAGCCGGTGCCAGCAGGCCCAGCAGGACTTCGCCCGCCGCGAGGAGGAGTGTCAGCTGGGGGCGGCCGAGCTGCGGGAGCGGTTCTTCGCCTCCTGCAAGCAGTACGGCATCACC ggtgACAATGTGCGCCAGGAGCTGCTGGCCTTGGTGAAGGACTTGCCATCGCTGCTGTCCGAGATCGGGGCGGGAGCCAGCGCGCTCTCCGAGGCCATCGAGCTGTACCAGGCCTGCGTGGAGTTTGTGTGCGAGAG ctctgcagagctggtggTGCCCCTGCTGCGGCACGTGGGGAAGAGAGGCAACACGACCGTCTACGAGTGGAGGACGGGGCTCCAGCCCCTGCAGGTGGAGCGGCCGGAGGTTGAGGAGGTGCCGGAGCAGCCGAAGGAGGACACG ATCGACTGGGGAGACTTCACGCTGGAGCCGCCCAGGGTGGATGATGGCCCCGCTGCTGACGGGGGAGCCCAGGGCGAGGAGATCGACTGGGGGATCACACTAGAGCCCGATCCCCAG caggATGACGGCATTGACTGGGGAGATGGTGAAAGCGAGGAGGTGCAGATCACGGTGCTGGAGGCCGGCACCGAGG TGCCCGAGGGGGTTGCCTGCGGCTCCGACGCCCTGACGCTCCTGGAAAACACCGAGACCCGGAGCCAGTTCATCGACGAGCTCATGGAG CTGGAGCTGTTCCTGTCCCAGCGCCtggtggagatggaggaggaggccGACATTGTGGCCAtaagccagttccagctggcccCCGCTGTGCTGCAGGGCCAGACCAGCGCCCACGTGGGCTCCCTCCTGGCCAGCACCCGGGCTCTGCTGGGCCAGCTCTGCACCCGCAGCATGCAGCACCTCTTCATGATCCTCGCCTCCCCCAG GTACGTGGACCGCGTGAGCGAGCTGCTCCGGCAAAAGCTGAAGCAAGCggagctgctgctggccaagAAGGAGGTGATGAGCCAGAAGCGGCAGGAggccctggcagagcagggcGCCTTGGAGCCCAAGCTCGACCGTCTGCTGGAGAAGACCAAGGAGCTCCAGAAGCTG ATCGAGGCGGACGTCTCCAAACGCTACAGTGGGCGGCCGGTGAACCTGATGGGTGTCTCCCTGTGA
- the CDK5RAP3 gene encoding CDK5 regulatory subunit-associated protein 3 isoform X4, giving the protein MQVSPQDYQNVPIDIQTGKLLDWLVDRRHCNLKWQSQVLAIREKINAAIQDMPENEEIKQLLAGAYLHYFHCLRIVEILKGTEASTKNLFGRYSSQRMKDWQEIVSLYEKENTYLAELASLLVRSISYEIPSLKKQISRCQQAQQDFARREEECQLGAAELRERFFASCKQYGITGDNVRQELLALVKDLPSLLSEIGAGASALSEAIELYQACVEFVCESSAELVVPLLRHVGKRGNTTVYEWRTGLQPLQVERPEVEEVPEQPKEDTIDWGDFTLEPPRVDDGPAADGGAQGEEIDWGITLEPDPQDDGIDWGDGESEEVQITVLEAGTEVPEGVACGSDALTLLENTETRSQFIDELMELELFLSQRLVEMEEEADIVAISQFQLAPAVLQGQTSAHVGSLLASTRALLGQLCTRSMQHLFMILASPRYVDRVSELLRQKLKQAELLLAKKEVMSQKRQEALAEQGALEPKLDRLLEKTKELQKLIEADVSKRYSGRPVNLMGVSL; this is encoded by the exons atgcag GTCTCTCCCCAGGACTACCAGAACGTGCCCATCGACATCCAGACCGGCAAGCTCCTGG ACTGGCTGGTGGACAGGAGACACTGCAACCTGAAATGGCAGAGCCAGGTGCTGGCCATCCGGGAGAAGATCAACGCGGCCATCCAAGACATGCCGGAGAACGAGGAGATAAAGCAGCTGCTCGCAGGGGCCT ACCTGCACTACTTCCACTGCCTGAGGATCGTGGAGATCCTCAAGGGCACTGAGGCTTCCACCAAGAACCTCTTTGGACGCTACTCGTCCCAGCGCATGAAG gaCTGGCAGGAGATCGTGTCCCTCTACGAGAAGGAGAACACCTACCTGG CCGAGCTCGCCAGCCTCCTGGTGCGCAGCATCAGCTACGAGATCCCCTCGCTGAAGAAGCAGATCAGCCGGTGCCAGCAGGCCCAGCAGGACTTCGCCCGCCGCGAGGAGGAGTGTCAGCTGGGGGCGGCCGAGCTGCGGGAGCGGTTCTTCGCCTCCTGCAAGCAGTACGGCATCACC ggtgACAATGTGCGCCAGGAGCTGCTGGCCTTGGTGAAGGACTTGCCATCGCTGCTGTCCGAGATCGGGGCGGGAGCCAGCGCGCTCTCCGAGGCCATCGAGCTGTACCAGGCCTGCGTGGAGTTTGTGTGCGAGAG ctctgcagagctggtggTGCCCCTGCTGCGGCACGTGGGGAAGAGAGGCAACACGACCGTCTACGAGTGGAGGACGGGGCTCCAGCCCCTGCAGGTGGAGCGGCCGGAGGTTGAGGAGGTGCCGGAGCAGCCGAAGGAGGACACG ATCGACTGGGGAGACTTCACGCTGGAGCCGCCCAGGGTGGATGATGGCCCCGCTGCTGACGGGGGAGCCCAGGGCGAGGAGATCGACTGGGGGATCACACTAGAGCCCGATCCCCAG gATGACGGCATTGACTGGGGAGATGGTGAAAGCGAGGAGGTGCAGATCACGGTGCTGGAGGCCGGCACCGAGG TGCCCGAGGGGGTTGCCTGCGGCTCCGACGCCCTGACGCTCCTGGAAAACACCGAGACCCGGAGCCAGTTCATCGACGAGCTCATGGAG CTGGAGCTGTTCCTGTCCCAGCGCCtggtggagatggaggaggaggccGACATTGTGGCCAtaagccagttccagctggcccCCGCTGTGCTGCAGGGCCAGACCAGCGCCCACGTGGGCTCCCTCCTGGCCAGCACCCGGGCTCTGCTGGGCCAGCTCTGCACCCGCAGCATGCAGCACCTCTTCATGATCCTCGCCTCCCCCAG GTACGTGGACCGCGTGAGCGAGCTGCTCCGGCAAAAGCTGAAGCAAGCggagctgctgctggccaagAAGGAGGTGATGAGCCAGAAGCGGCAGGAggccctggcagagcagggcGCCTTGGAGCCCAAGCTCGACCGTCTGCTGGAGAAGACCAAGGAGCTCCAGAAGCTG ATCGAGGCGGACGTCTCCAAACGCTACAGTGGGCGGCCGGTGAACCTGATGGGTGTCTCCCTGTGA
- the CDK5RAP3 gene encoding CDK5 regulatory subunit-associated protein 3 isoform X2, with protein sequence MQVSPQDYQNVPIDIQTGKLLDWLVDRRHCNLKWQSQVLAIREKINAAIQDMPENEEIKQLLAGAYLHYFHCLRIVEILKGTEASTKNLFGRYSSQRMKDWQEIVSLYEKENTYLAELASLLVRSISYEIPSLKKQISRCQQAQQDFARREEECQLGAAELRERFFASCKQYGITGDNVRQELLALVKDLPSLLSEIGAGASALSEAIELYQACVEFVCESSAELVVPLLRHVGKRGNTTVYEWRTGLQPLQVERPEVEEVPEQPKEDTIDWGDFTLEPPRVDDGPAADGGAQGEEIDWGITLEPDPQDDGIDWGDGESEEVQITVLEAGTEARPPVPEGVACGSDALTLLENTETRSQFIDELMELELFLSQRLVEMEEEADIVAISQFQLAPAVLQGQTSAHVGSLLASTRALLGQLCTRSMQHLFMILASPRYVDRVSELLRQKLKQAELLLAKKEVMSQKRQEALAEQGALEPKLDRLLEKTKELQKLIEADVSKRYSGRPVNLMGVSL encoded by the exons atgcag GTCTCTCCCCAGGACTACCAGAACGTGCCCATCGACATCCAGACCGGCAAGCTCCTGG ACTGGCTGGTGGACAGGAGACACTGCAACCTGAAATGGCAGAGCCAGGTGCTGGCCATCCGGGAGAAGATCAACGCGGCCATCCAAGACATGCCGGAGAACGAGGAGATAAAGCAGCTGCTCGCAGGGGCCT ACCTGCACTACTTCCACTGCCTGAGGATCGTGGAGATCCTCAAGGGCACTGAGGCTTCCACCAAGAACCTCTTTGGACGCTACTCGTCCCAGCGCATGAAG gaCTGGCAGGAGATCGTGTCCCTCTACGAGAAGGAGAACACCTACCTGG CCGAGCTCGCCAGCCTCCTGGTGCGCAGCATCAGCTACGAGATCCCCTCGCTGAAGAAGCAGATCAGCCGGTGCCAGCAGGCCCAGCAGGACTTCGCCCGCCGCGAGGAGGAGTGTCAGCTGGGGGCGGCCGAGCTGCGGGAGCGGTTCTTCGCCTCCTGCAAGCAGTACGGCATCACC ggtgACAATGTGCGCCAGGAGCTGCTGGCCTTGGTGAAGGACTTGCCATCGCTGCTGTCCGAGATCGGGGCGGGAGCCAGCGCGCTCTCCGAGGCCATCGAGCTGTACCAGGCCTGCGTGGAGTTTGTGTGCGAGAG ctctgcagagctggtggTGCCCCTGCTGCGGCACGTGGGGAAGAGAGGCAACACGACCGTCTACGAGTGGAGGACGGGGCTCCAGCCCCTGCAGGTGGAGCGGCCGGAGGTTGAGGAGGTGCCGGAGCAGCCGAAGGAGGACACG ATCGACTGGGGAGACTTCACGCTGGAGCCGCCCAGGGTGGATGATGGCCCCGCTGCTGACGGGGGAGCCCAGGGCGAGGAGATCGACTGGGGGATCACACTAGAGCCCGATCCCCAG gATGACGGCATTGACTGGGGAGATGGTGAAAGCGAGGAGGTGCAGATCACGGTGCTGGAGGCCGGCACCGAGG CTCGTCCCCCAGTGCCCGAGGGGGTTGCCTGCGGCTCCGACGCCCTGACGCTCCTGGAAAACACCGAGACCCGGAGCCAGTTCATCGACGAGCTCATGGAG CTGGAGCTGTTCCTGTCCCAGCGCCtggtggagatggaggaggaggccGACATTGTGGCCAtaagccagttccagctggcccCCGCTGTGCTGCAGGGCCAGACCAGCGCCCACGTGGGCTCCCTCCTGGCCAGCACCCGGGCTCTGCTGGGCCAGCTCTGCACCCGCAGCATGCAGCACCTCTTCATGATCCTCGCCTCCCCCAG GTACGTGGACCGCGTGAGCGAGCTGCTCCGGCAAAAGCTGAAGCAAGCggagctgctgctggccaagAAGGAGGTGATGAGCCAGAAGCGGCAGGAggccctggcagagcagggcGCCTTGGAGCCCAAGCTCGACCGTCTGCTGGAGAAGACCAAGGAGCTCCAGAAGCTG ATCGAGGCGGACGTCTCCAAACGCTACAGTGGGCGGCCGGTGAACCTGATGGGTGTCTCCCTGTGA
- the CDK5RAP3 gene encoding CDK5 regulatory subunit-associated protein 3 isoform X3, which translates to MQVSPQDYQNVPIDIQTGKLLDWLVDRRHCNLKWQSQVLAIREKINAAIQDMPENEEIKQLLAGAYLHYFHCLRIVEILKGTEASTKNLFGRYSSQRMKDWQEIVSLYEKENTYLAELASLLVRSISYEIPSLKKQISRCQQAQQDFARREEECQLGAAELRERFFASCKQYGITGDNVRQELLALVKDLPSLLSEIGAGASALSEAIELYQACVEFVCESSAELVVPLLRHVGKRGNTTVYEWRTGLQPLQVERPEVEEVPEQPKEDTIDWGDFTLEPPRVDDGPAADGGAQGEEIDWGITLEPDPQQDDGIDWGDGESEEVQITVLEAGTEVPEGVACGSDALTLLENTETRSQFIDELMELELFLSQRLVEMEEEADIVAISQFQLAPAVLQGQTSAHVGSLLASTRALLGQLCTRSMQHLFMILASPRYVDRVSELLRQKLKQAELLLAKKEVMSQKRQEALAEQGALEPKLDRLLEKTKELQKLIEADVSKRYSGRPVNLMGVSL; encoded by the exons atgcag GTCTCTCCCCAGGACTACCAGAACGTGCCCATCGACATCCAGACCGGCAAGCTCCTGG ACTGGCTGGTGGACAGGAGACACTGCAACCTGAAATGGCAGAGCCAGGTGCTGGCCATCCGGGAGAAGATCAACGCGGCCATCCAAGACATGCCGGAGAACGAGGAGATAAAGCAGCTGCTCGCAGGGGCCT ACCTGCACTACTTCCACTGCCTGAGGATCGTGGAGATCCTCAAGGGCACTGAGGCTTCCACCAAGAACCTCTTTGGACGCTACTCGTCCCAGCGCATGAAG gaCTGGCAGGAGATCGTGTCCCTCTACGAGAAGGAGAACACCTACCTGG CCGAGCTCGCCAGCCTCCTGGTGCGCAGCATCAGCTACGAGATCCCCTCGCTGAAGAAGCAGATCAGCCGGTGCCAGCAGGCCCAGCAGGACTTCGCCCGCCGCGAGGAGGAGTGTCAGCTGGGGGCGGCCGAGCTGCGGGAGCGGTTCTTCGCCTCCTGCAAGCAGTACGGCATCACC ggtgACAATGTGCGCCAGGAGCTGCTGGCCTTGGTGAAGGACTTGCCATCGCTGCTGTCCGAGATCGGGGCGGGAGCCAGCGCGCTCTCCGAGGCCATCGAGCTGTACCAGGCCTGCGTGGAGTTTGTGTGCGAGAG ctctgcagagctggtggTGCCCCTGCTGCGGCACGTGGGGAAGAGAGGCAACACGACCGTCTACGAGTGGAGGACGGGGCTCCAGCCCCTGCAGGTGGAGCGGCCGGAGGTTGAGGAGGTGCCGGAGCAGCCGAAGGAGGACACG ATCGACTGGGGAGACTTCACGCTGGAGCCGCCCAGGGTGGATGATGGCCCCGCTGCTGACGGGGGAGCCCAGGGCGAGGAGATCGACTGGGGGATCACACTAGAGCCCGATCCCCAG caggATGACGGCATTGACTGGGGAGATGGTGAAAGCGAGGAGGTGCAGATCACGGTGCTGGAGGCCGGCACCGAGG TGCCCGAGGGGGTTGCCTGCGGCTCCGACGCCCTGACGCTCCTGGAAAACACCGAGACCCGGAGCCAGTTCATCGACGAGCTCATGGAG CTGGAGCTGTTCCTGTCCCAGCGCCtggtggagatggaggaggaggccGACATTGTGGCCAtaagccagttccagctggcccCCGCTGTGCTGCAGGGCCAGACCAGCGCCCACGTGGGCTCCCTCCTGGCCAGCACCCGGGCTCTGCTGGGCCAGCTCTGCACCCGCAGCATGCAGCACCTCTTCATGATCCTCGCCTCCCCCAG GTACGTGGACCGCGTGAGCGAGCTGCTCCGGCAAAAGCTGAAGCAAGCggagctgctgctggccaagAAGGAGGTGATGAGCCAGAAGCGGCAGGAggccctggcagagcagggcGCCTTGGAGCCCAAGCTCGACCGTCTGCTGGAGAAGACCAAGGAGCTCCAGAAGCTG ATCGAGGCGGACGTCTCCAAACGCTACAGTGGGCGGCCGGTGAACCTGATGGGTGTCTCCCTGTGA
- the CDK5RAP3 gene encoding CDK5 regulatory subunit-associated protein 3 isoform X1 translates to MQVSPQDYQNVPIDIQTGKLLDWLVDRRHCNLKWQSQVLAIREKINAAIQDMPENEEIKQLLAGAYLHYFHCLRIVEILKGTEASTKNLFGRYSSQRMKDWQEIVSLYEKENTYLAELASLLVRSISYEIPSLKKQISRCQQAQQDFARREEECQLGAAELRERFFASCKQYGITGDNVRQELLALVKDLPSLLSEIGAGASALSEAIELYQACVEFVCESSAELVVPLLRHVGKRGNTTVYEWRTGLQPLQVERPEVEEVPEQPKEDTIDWGDFTLEPPRVDDGPAADGGAQGEEIDWGITLEPDPQQDDGIDWGDGESEEVQITVLEAGTEARPPVPEGVACGSDALTLLENTETRSQFIDELMELELFLSQRLVEMEEEADIVAISQFQLAPAVLQGQTSAHVGSLLASTRALLGQLCTRSMQHLFMILASPRYVDRVSELLRQKLKQAELLLAKKEVMSQKRQEALAEQGALEPKLDRLLEKTKELQKLIEADVSKRYSGRPVNLMGVSL, encoded by the exons atgcag GTCTCTCCCCAGGACTACCAGAACGTGCCCATCGACATCCAGACCGGCAAGCTCCTGG ACTGGCTGGTGGACAGGAGACACTGCAACCTGAAATGGCAGAGCCAGGTGCTGGCCATCCGGGAGAAGATCAACGCGGCCATCCAAGACATGCCGGAGAACGAGGAGATAAAGCAGCTGCTCGCAGGGGCCT ACCTGCACTACTTCCACTGCCTGAGGATCGTGGAGATCCTCAAGGGCACTGAGGCTTCCACCAAGAACCTCTTTGGACGCTACTCGTCCCAGCGCATGAAG gaCTGGCAGGAGATCGTGTCCCTCTACGAGAAGGAGAACACCTACCTGG CCGAGCTCGCCAGCCTCCTGGTGCGCAGCATCAGCTACGAGATCCCCTCGCTGAAGAAGCAGATCAGCCGGTGCCAGCAGGCCCAGCAGGACTTCGCCCGCCGCGAGGAGGAGTGTCAGCTGGGGGCGGCCGAGCTGCGGGAGCGGTTCTTCGCCTCCTGCAAGCAGTACGGCATCACC ggtgACAATGTGCGCCAGGAGCTGCTGGCCTTGGTGAAGGACTTGCCATCGCTGCTGTCCGAGATCGGGGCGGGAGCCAGCGCGCTCTCCGAGGCCATCGAGCTGTACCAGGCCTGCGTGGAGTTTGTGTGCGAGAG ctctgcagagctggtggTGCCCCTGCTGCGGCACGTGGGGAAGAGAGGCAACACGACCGTCTACGAGTGGAGGACGGGGCTCCAGCCCCTGCAGGTGGAGCGGCCGGAGGTTGAGGAGGTGCCGGAGCAGCCGAAGGAGGACACG ATCGACTGGGGAGACTTCACGCTGGAGCCGCCCAGGGTGGATGATGGCCCCGCTGCTGACGGGGGAGCCCAGGGCGAGGAGATCGACTGGGGGATCACACTAGAGCCCGATCCCCAG caggATGACGGCATTGACTGGGGAGATGGTGAAAGCGAGGAGGTGCAGATCACGGTGCTGGAGGCCGGCACCGAGG CTCGTCCCCCAGTGCCCGAGGGGGTTGCCTGCGGCTCCGACGCCCTGACGCTCCTGGAAAACACCGAGACCCGGAGCCAGTTCATCGACGAGCTCATGGAG CTGGAGCTGTTCCTGTCCCAGCGCCtggtggagatggaggaggaggccGACATTGTGGCCAtaagccagttccagctggcccCCGCTGTGCTGCAGGGCCAGACCAGCGCCCACGTGGGCTCCCTCCTGGCCAGCACCCGGGCTCTGCTGGGCCAGCTCTGCACCCGCAGCATGCAGCACCTCTTCATGATCCTCGCCTCCCCCAG GTACGTGGACCGCGTGAGCGAGCTGCTCCGGCAAAAGCTGAAGCAAGCggagctgctgctggccaagAAGGAGGTGATGAGCCAGAAGCGGCAGGAggccctggcagagcagggcGCCTTGGAGCCCAAGCTCGACCGTCTGCTGGAGAAGACCAAGGAGCTCCAGAAGCTG ATCGAGGCGGACGTCTCCAAACGCTACAGTGGGCGGCCGGTGAACCTGATGGGTGTCTCCCTGTGA
- the PRR15L gene encoding proline-rich protein 15-like protein: protein MADSHGWWKLTFLRKRRSVPTVLYESPDSHAAAAGEGQEGPGEEGPPGFTARLEKIVDKNSKGKHVKVSNSGRFKEKKKVRATLAENPNLCAASEREEK from the coding sequence ATGGCCGACAGCCACGGCTGGTGGAAGCTGACCTTCCTGCGGAAGCGCCGGTCGGTGCCCACGGTGCTGTACGAGAGCCCCGACAGccacgctgccgccgccggcgaGGGCCAGGAGGGGCCGGGTGAGGAGGGGCCGCCCGGCTTCACCGCCCGCCTGGAGAAGATCGTGGACAAGAACAGCAAGGGCAAACACGTCAAGGTCTCCAACTCGGGGCGATtcaaggagaagaagaaagtgcGGGCGACACTGGCCGAGAACCCCAACCTCTGCGCCGCCAGCGAGCGGGAGGAGAAATGA